A portion of the Algisphaera agarilytica genome contains these proteins:
- a CDS encoding DUF5718 family protein, giving the protein MDLQTLIGFGVAGNFTGHLEQAGEASDFVNIQAAAGAPKGVFPFYVPQAQDNPTPQAEGCGAQRQSPGSHFLHTFPLSPDTIEHPGDIQGQAANLQIEPELALLCELSYDDAQQVTAIRPTHCAAYNDCSTRRPDATKISQKKNWGPNTKGLASDQWLLLDSFDEAGILQHFRVACYLLRDGELHTYGEDSPVAGPDGYGYMYQQLLDWLIERFNTQQDEGPLEDLAQWLAVAGHPHRAVISIGATRYTELGETTFLQPGDDSIVVAYDQRLHNTAGIEAALMKNDLPLREAATCSLLRQRVIARP; this is encoded by the coding sequence ATCGATCTGCAGACCCTCATCGGCTTCGGCGTCGCGGGCAACTTCACCGGCCACCTCGAACAGGCCGGCGAAGCCTCGGACTTCGTCAACATCCAAGCCGCCGCCGGCGCCCCCAAAGGCGTCTTCCCCTTCTACGTCCCCCAAGCCCAGGACAACCCTACCCCCCAAGCCGAGGGCTGCGGAGCGCAGCGACAAAGCCCCGGATCCCACTTCCTCCACACCTTCCCCCTCTCCCCCGACACCATCGAACACCCCGGCGATATCCAGGGCCAGGCCGCCAACCTCCAGATCGAACCCGAGCTCGCGTTGCTCTGCGAACTGAGCTACGACGACGCCCAGCAAGTCACCGCCATCCGCCCAACCCACTGCGCCGCCTACAACGACTGCTCCACCCGCCGCCCGGATGCGACCAAGATCAGCCAGAAGAAGAACTGGGGCCCCAACACCAAGGGCCTCGCGTCCGACCAATGGCTGCTTCTCGATTCCTTCGACGAGGCCGGCATCCTCCAGCACTTCCGCGTGGCGTGTTACCTGCTCCGCGACGGCGAGCTGCACACCTACGGCGAAGACTCACCCGTCGCCGGGCCCGACGGCTACGGCTACATGTATCAGCAGCTGCTCGACTGGCTCATCGAACGCTTCAACACCCAGCAAGACGAAGGCCCGCTCGAAGACCTCGCGCAATGGCTCGCCGTGGCGGGCCACCCCCACCGCGCGGTCATCAGCATCGGCGCCACCCGCTACACCGAGCTCGGCGAAACCACCTTCCTCCAGCCCGGCGACGACTCGATCGTCGTCGCTTACGACCAGCGCCTGCACAACACCGCGGGGATCGAAGCGGCGCTGATGAAAAACGACCTGCCGCTGCGCGAAGCCGCGACGTGTTCGCTGCTGCGGCAGCGCGTTATCGCCCGGCCGTAA
- a CDS encoding YraN family protein, with translation MFQRFAHLFVAPMRGAHRRRGRAGEHLAAQHLKKHGYRVLARNLRNRFGEIDLLALAPDGRTVVVVEVKAGSANERFPPELHVTPAKQRKIVALTAQLARRYRLTDRPFRFDVIAVEFPEQGDPVIRHHVGAFASRV, from the coding sequence ATGTTTCAAAGATTCGCGCACCTGTTCGTCGCCCCGATGCGCGGTGCCCACCGCCGACGTGGCCGAGCCGGCGAACATCTCGCGGCCCAACACCTCAAGAAACACGGCTACCGCGTGCTTGCGCGCAACCTGCGAAACCGATTTGGCGAGATCGACCTGCTGGCGCTCGCGCCCGACGGCCGAACGGTAGTGGTGGTTGAAGTGAAAGCCGGCTCCGCCAACGAACGCTTCCCGCCCGAGCTGCACGTCACGCCCGCCAAGCAACGCAAGATCGTGGCGCTGACCGCGCAGCTCGCGCGTCGCTATCGATTGACCGATCGGCCGTTCCGTTTCGATGTCATCGCCGTGGAGTTCCCCGAGCAGGGCGACCCGGTGATCCGTCACCACGTCGGCGCGTTTGCGTCGCGGGTGTGA
- a CDS encoding peptidyl-prolyl cis-trans isomerase, translating to MLSIALNPRAWRWAVLAGVCSIVLGCQSKNPETPRVPDIVRTEPAPAARESLTEVDEPQADEEPIPPVEAMVGQIAGQPIYAHHVLSGMEEQLASLGRRLPARSFRDQATALIFEQVRGLVQDALIQDEANRSLSPAQRGGLELFVASRREELMRRYGQGSLALAERQILEQTGKTLQENLRDIRTQITISTYLERNLRPLINVTRRDIERFYRDNYETFNPPPKREVNLIYSASPPDSEWFTEQLEAGVPFSELALDDRNAFRGGDMKLALEGDDMFEANINEAIQPLEAGEWVGPLPNRGQDWFIYIASLDRPETRTLFEAQVDIERALRTQQERQLQLELGEKLRRGASFTDEQRMTEAVLEIAVARYASQ from the coding sequence ATGTTGAGCATCGCTTTAAATCCTAGAGCTTGGCGCTGGGCGGTCCTGGCGGGCGTTTGCAGCATCGTGCTCGGCTGCCAGAGCAAGAACCCCGAGACTCCGCGCGTCCCCGACATCGTGCGCACCGAGCCGGCCCCGGCGGCTCGTGAATCGCTCACCGAGGTGGATGAACCGCAAGCCGACGAAGAACCCATCCCGCCGGTCGAGGCGATGGTCGGCCAGATCGCCGGCCAACCCATCTACGCCCACCACGTGCTCTCGGGCATGGAAGAACAACTCGCCAGCCTCGGCCGTCGCCTGCCCGCGCGGTCGTTCCGCGATCAAGCGACGGCACTGATCTTCGAGCAGGTGCGGGGTCTGGTTCAGGACGCACTGATCCAAGACGAAGCCAACCGCAGCCTCAGCCCCGCCCAGCGCGGGGGCCTGGAACTCTTCGTCGCCAGCCGACGCGAAGAACTGATGCGCCGCTACGGCCAGGGCTCGCTCGCACTGGCCGAACGGCAGATCCTCGAGCAGACCGGCAAGACGCTCCAGGAAAACCTCCGCGACATCCGTACCCAGATCACCATCAGCACCTACCTCGAGCGCAACCTCCGGCCGTTGATTAACGTCACCCGCCGCGACATCGAACGCTTCTACCGCGACAACTACGAAACGTTCAACCCGCCGCCCAAACGCGAAGTCAACTTGATCTACTCCGCCAGCCCGCCCGACAGCGAGTGGTTCACCGAACAACTCGAAGCGGGCGTGCCGTTCAGCGAACTCGCCCTCGACGACCGCAACGCCTTCCGCGGCGGCGACATGAAACTCGCGCTCGAAGGCGACGACATGTTCGAGGCCAATATCAACGAGGCGATCCAACCCCTTGAAGCGGGGGAGTGGGTCGGCCCGCTGCCCAACCGCGGCCAGGACTGGTTCATCTACATCGCCTCGCTCGATCGGCCCGAGACCCGCACGCTCTTTGAAGCACAGGTCGACATCGAACGTGCCCTGCGCACCCAGCAAGAACGCCAACTCCAACTCGAGCTCGGCGAAAAGCTGCGCCGCGGTGCCAGCTTCACCGACGAGCAGCGCATGACCGAAGCGGTATTGGAAATCGCGGTGGCACGCTACGCCTCTCAGTGA
- a CDS encoding cytochrome c3 family protein, whose product MTDQEQSNAKFVFPRWANYLLPLILLGAMGGAVYVPAVVGLGLNPNTLNQNYQPKQPIPYSHELHVGQLGLDCTYCHTSVNQAGFAAIPPVETCITCHNPGAGSGVKKLSPKLEPLHRAYLPYLDRDTGYPTTEAGPEDRPNLTNPDQGKPIEWIKVHDIADYAYFNHSAHVTKGVSCVSCHGRVDRMGEEGVYQVENLSMGWCLECHRAPEKHLRPPSEVTNLSWTPLDDPEVIEAIKAGEIKEGDVDAAQLLVGLRVKEQYNVHNAAYMQSCSTCHR is encoded by the coding sequence GTGACTGATCAAGAACAATCCAACGCTAAATTCGTTTTCCCTCGCTGGGCAAACTACCTGCTCCCGCTCATTCTGCTGGGGGCCATGGGTGGTGCGGTGTATGTCCCGGCGGTTGTCGGGCTGGGGCTCAACCCCAACACCCTCAACCAGAACTACCAGCCCAAGCAGCCGATCCCGTACAGCCACGAGCTGCACGTCGGTCAGCTCGGCCTGGACTGTACGTACTGCCACACCTCGGTGAACCAGGCCGGCTTCGCGGCGATCCCGCCGGTCGAAACCTGCATCACCTGCCACAACCCCGGCGCGGGCTCGGGCGTGAAGAAGCTCAGCCCCAAACTCGAACCCCTCCACCGCGCTTACCTGCCCTACCTCGACCGCGACACCGGCTACCCCACCACCGAAGCCGGCCCCGAAGACCGCCCCAACCTCACCAACCCCGACCAGGGCAAGCCGATCGAATGGATCAAGGTCCACGACATCGCCGACTACGCCTACTTCAACCACTCGGCCCACGTGACCAAGGGTGTGTCCTGCGTGTCCTGTCACGGCCGGGTCGACCGCATGGGTGAAGAAGGCGTGTACCAAGTCGAAAACCTCTCGATGGGCTGGTGCCTCGAATGCCACCGCGCTCCCGAGAAACACCTGCGTCCGCCCAGCGAAGTGACCAACCTGTCGTGGACCCCGCTCGACGACCCCGAAGTCATCGAAGCGATCAAGGCGGGCGAGATCAAAGAAGGCGACGTCGACGCCGCCCAATTGCTCGTCGGCCTCCGCGTCAAAGAACAGTACAACGTCCACAACGCTGCTTACATGCAGTCCTGCTCCACGTGCCACCGATGA
- a CDS encoding TAT-variant-translocated molybdopterin oxidoreductase, with amino-acid sequence MIEPNLTASEDLQGQRYWRSLDEYSNSPELLEKIAQEFPEYDPDELLGMSRRKFMKLAGASMALAGLTLTGCRRWPKEKVVAHNARPEGTLPGVPETYASMLQRGGVANGLFVTSFDGRPINVAGSPLHPIVGDAERYAAGDLQYGSADVFTLASLLDMYDPDRSRSVKKYSEGEGKGKRSSWEEFAGAVSGLKADSKIAVLSEAQSGPAFADVKKRFLKHFPQATWTTWEPLHRDSEIEGSGLAFGQALRAQYDASKAMVLATFDSDFLSDHPASAKHARGWAKLRKSCDEGKMSRVYAVAPALSVTSSNADVHLQVKPSTIAAMLEALAVEIGVSGLNSTISLGEAESLFVKKLAKDLKEHKGESLVVVGPSQPAAVHALAWSINETLGNLHKTVMLTQEPAGDKLCVDEIAELTDKLNAGEVDTLLILGGNPVFDAPADLGFAEALAKAETSIHLGLYENETSVSCGWHLPEAHYLECWGDGRAWDGTICLQQPIIEPLFGGKSPIEVLAMIGHDDATEGYDLVRRAWSAAIKAGQYDVATSAWPGGPVDNSAENAWRVAVHDGLLAGTAFPLVNAKTVGASGTSVVATTEAMQIAFRQDPKVYDGRYANNGWLQELPETITKITWDNPAWVSVQDALDHDLKNGDVINIKIDDRELDCAVMITPGQAPGVVVLTVGQGRSWGGRIATGVGFNTYTLRGTTTQGCAYSAQIKKTGQTHPLATTEIHHLIDTGKLGPDALSGGKDRDGSGAMAAWALDKRVGKKPGDEGYIVKQTSFADYKKYLQKLDKDPKALSFANDDAHGDLSLQLYDAPLAEEFAERAKELMEKYPEEVADGWTPKQQFNDKHAWGMTIDMTACTGCNACVIACQSENNVPIVGKDQVMMSREMQWIRIDSYYRGKPQATKNFKVSKDDKEVVDAVHMPVTCVHCENAPCEQVCPVAATVHDTEGLNTMVYNRCIGTRYCSNNCPYKVRRFNYFDYHSKLDSASFRNTGKDGGLSNSPWLKMPDQQPGDVIDQIRRMVFNPDVTVRMRGVMEKCTYCTQRIQRAKIEAKARWAEAKTAGQEVDDYPYVDDGKLTTACQGACPTEAITFGNLNDPKAKVAQIQSKNKRAYKLLSELNSRPRTQHMGLVRNPVKA; translated from the coding sequence ATGATTGAACCCAACCTCACCGCAAGCGAAGACCTGCAGGGCCAGCGTTACTGGCGCAGCCTCGACGAGTACTCCAACAGCCCCGAGCTCCTGGAGAAGATCGCGCAGGAGTTCCCCGAGTACGACCCCGACGAACTGTTGGGGATGTCGCGCCGCAAGTTCATGAAGCTCGCCGGCGCCTCGATGGCCCTGGCCGGCCTGACCCTCACCGGTTGCCGCCGTTGGCCCAAGGAAAAAGTCGTTGCCCACAACGCGCGTCCCGAGGGCACCCTGCCCGGCGTGCCCGAGACCTACGCCTCGATGCTGCAACGCGGCGGCGTGGCGAACGGCCTGTTTGTCACCAGCTTCGACGGCCGGCCGATCAACGTCGCCGGCAGCCCGCTGCACCCGATCGTGGGCGACGCCGAGCGTTACGCCGCGGGCGACCTGCAGTACGGCTCGGCGGATGTGTTCACCCTCGCCAGCCTCCTGGATATGTACGATCCCGACCGCAGCCGGTCGGTGAAGAAGTACAGCGAAGGCGAAGGCAAGGGCAAGCGTTCGTCGTGGGAAGAGTTTGCCGGCGCGGTTTCGGGGCTCAAGGCCGACAGCAAGATCGCCGTGCTCAGCGAAGCCCAATCGGGCCCCGCGTTCGCCGACGTCAAGAAGCGTTTCCTCAAGCACTTCCCGCAGGCGACCTGGACCACCTGGGAGCCGCTGCACCGCGACAGCGAAATCGAGGGCTCGGGTCTGGCTTTCGGCCAAGCGCTACGTGCTCAGTACGACGCCTCCAAGGCGATGGTGCTCGCCACGTTCGACAGCGACTTCCTCAGCGACCACCCCGCCTCGGCGAAGCACGCCCGCGGCTGGGCGAAGCTGCGTAAGAGCTGCGACGAAGGCAAGATGAGCCGGGTGTATGCCGTGGCGCCGGCGCTGAGCGTCACCTCGTCAAACGCCGACGTGCACCTGCAGGTCAAGCCCTCGACGATCGCCGCGATGCTCGAAGCGCTGGCGGTTGAGATCGGCGTCAGCGGCCTGAACTCGACCATCAGCCTCGGCGAAGCCGAGTCGCTCTTCGTCAAGAAGCTCGCCAAGGACCTCAAGGAACACAAGGGCGAATCGCTGGTCGTCGTCGGCCCCAGCCAACCCGCCGCGGTCCACGCCCTGGCGTGGTCGATCAACGAAACGCTGGGCAACCTGCACAAGACCGTGATGCTCACCCAAGAGCCCGCGGGCGACAAGCTCTGCGTAGACGAGATTGCCGAGCTCACCGACAAGCTCAACGCCGGTGAAGTCGACACGCTGCTCATCCTCGGCGGCAACCCGGTCTTCGACGCCCCGGCCGACCTCGGCTTCGCCGAAGCCCTGGCCAAGGCCGAAACCTCGATCCACCTGGGTCTCTACGAAAACGAAACCTCGGTCTCCTGCGGTTGGCACCTGCCCGAAGCGCACTATCTCGAGTGCTGGGGCGACGGCCGGGCGTGGGACGGCACGATCTGCCTGCAGCAACCGATCATCGAGCCGTTGTTCGGAGGCAAGTCGCCGATCGAAGTCCTGGCCATGATCGGCCACGACGACGCGACCGAAGGCTACGACCTGGTGCGTCGCGCCTGGTCGGCCGCGATCAAGGCGGGTCAATACGACGTGGCGACCTCGGCCTGGCCGGGCGGCCCCGTCGACAACTCGGCGGAAAACGCCTGGCGTGTCGCGGTCCACGACGGCCTGCTGGCCGGCACCGCGTTCCCGCTGGTCAACGCCAAGACCGTCGGCGCGAGCGGCACCAGCGTCGTCGCCACGACCGAAGCCATGCAGATCGCTTTCCGTCAGGACCCCAAGGTCTACGACGGCCGCTACGCCAACAACGGCTGGCTGCAAGAGCTGCCCGAAACCATCACCAAGATCACCTGGGACAACCCCGCCTGGGTCAGCGTGCAAGACGCGCTGGACCACGACCTCAAGAACGGCGACGTGATCAACATCAAGATCGACGACCGCGAGCTCGACTGTGCGGTCATGATCACCCCCGGCCAAGCGCCCGGCGTGGTCGTGCTGACCGTCGGCCAAGGCCGTAGCTGGGGCGGACGCATCGCCACCGGCGTAGGCTTCAACACCTACACCCTCCGCGGCACCACCACCCAGGGCTGTGCCTACTCGGCCCAGATCAAGAAGACCGGCCAGACCCACCCGCTGGCCACCACCGAGATCCACCACCTCATCGACACCGGCAAGCTCGGCCCCGACGCCCTGAGCGGCGGCAAGGACCGCGATGGCAGCGGCGCGATGGCCGCATGGGCCCTCGACAAACGGGTCGGCAAAAAGCCCGGCGACGAAGGCTACATCGTCAAGCAAACCAGCTTCGCCGACTACAAGAAATACCTCCAGAAGCTCGACAAGGACCCCAAGGCCCTGTCGTTCGCCAACGACGACGCCCACGGCGACCTGTCGCTGCAGCTCTACGACGCTCCGCTGGCTGAAGAGTTTGCCGAGCGTGCCAAGGAGCTGATGGAGAAGTACCCCGAGGAAGTCGCCGACGGCTGGACCCCCAAGCAGCAGTTCAACGACAAGCACGCCTGGGGCATGACCATCGACATGACCGCGTGCACGGGCTGCAACGCCTGCGTGATCGCGTGTCAGTCGGAGAACAACGTGCCGATCGTCGGCAAAGACCAGGTAATGATGTCGCGCGAGATGCAGTGGATCCGCATCGACAGCTACTACCGCGGCAAGCCGCAGGCGACCAAGAACTTCAAGGTCAGCAAGGACGACAAAGAAGTCGTCGACGCGGTGCACATGCCCGTGACCTGCGTGCACTGCGAGAACGCCCCGTGCGAACAGGTCTGCCCCGTGGCGGCGACGGTGCACGACACCGAGGGCCTGAACACCATGGTGTACAACCGCTGCATCGGCACGCGGTACTGCTCCAACAACTGCCCGTACAAGGTCCGCCGGTTCAACTACTTCGACTACCACTCGAAGCTCGACTCGGCCAGCTTCCGCAACACCGGCAAGGACGGCGGCCTGAGCAACAGCCCCTGGCTGAAGATGCCCGACCAGCAGCCCGGCGACGTGATCGACCAGATCCGCCGCATGGTGTTCAACCCCGACGTGACCGTGCGGATGCGCGGCGTGATGGAGAAGTGCACCTACTGCACCCAACGCATCCAACGCGCCAAGATCGAAGCCAAGGCCCGCTGGGCGGAGGCCAAGACCGCCGGCCAAGAGGTCGACGACTACCCCTACGTCGACGACGGCAAGCTCACGACCGCCTGCCAGGGCGCCTGCCCGACCGAGGCGATCACCTTCGGCAACCTCAACGACCCCAAGGCGAAGGTCGCGCAGATTCAAAGCAAGAACAAGCGTGCCTACAAGCTGCTCTCCGAACTGAACTCACGACCCCGGACCCAGCACATGGGCTTGGTCCGCAACCCGGTGAAGGCCTGA
- the nrfD gene encoding NrfD/PsrC family molybdoenzyme membrane anchor subunit — MATLTPGSIITQRVDNTHDDPTHRAPLVLGGKDFMGVTDAVAVNAERKAHLIWLICFLISASGAGLFFGLIGYLFATGVGVWGNNQPIAWGFPIINFVFWVGIGHAGTLISAVLFLFRQNWRTSINRFAEAMTIFAVICAGIFPGIHVGRPWLAYWLFPIPNQMAMWPQFRSPLLWDVFAVSTYASVSLLFWYTGMVPDLATLRDRAKGKISQIAYGIASLGWNGSSRHWHRFERAYILLAALCTPLVLSVHSVVSFDFAVAQLPGWHTTVFPPYFVAGAIYGGFAMVLTLAVPCRVWFGLKDIITERHIDNCCKVMLGVGMICTYAYVLEFFVAWYSGHHYEQFIFANRAAGSSAPGFWSLIILNCVIPQILWYRPFRRHWLPIMIAAMAVNIGMWFERYVIVVSSLSRDFMPGSWADFKPTWVDIWMFVGSFGLFLTNFLLFLKFLPIVAIAEVKTVMPEAHHHPHHDDDHGDHAEEETHSNGEAH, encoded by the coding sequence ATGGCAACCCTGACCCCCGGCTCCATCATTACCCAGCGCGTGGACAACACCCACGACGACCCGACGCACCGCGCCCCGCTGGTGCTCGGCGGCAAAGACTTCATGGGCGTCACCGACGCCGTGGCCGTCAACGCCGAACGCAAAGCCCACCTGATCTGGCTGATCTGCTTCCTGATCTCCGCATCGGGGGCCGGCCTGTTCTTCGGGCTCATCGGCTACCTCTTCGCCACCGGCGTCGGGGTCTGGGGCAACAACCAGCCCATCGCCTGGGGCTTCCCCATCATCAACTTCGTGTTCTGGGTCGGCATCGGCCACGCCGGTACGCTGATCTCCGCGGTCCTGTTCCTCTTCCGCCAGAACTGGCGGACCTCCATCAACCGCTTCGCCGAGGCGATGACCATCTTCGCGGTCATCTGCGCCGGCATCTTCCCCGGCATCCACGTTGGCCGACCCTGGCTCGCCTACTGGCTGTTCCCCATCCCCAACCAGATGGCGATGTGGCCGCAGTTCCGATCGCCCCTGCTGTGGGACGTCTTCGCGGTGTCGACCTACGCCTCGGTGTCGCTGCTGTTCTGGTACACCGGCATGGTGCCCGACCTCGCCACCCTGCGTGACCGGGCCAAGGGCAAGATCAGCCAGATCGCCTACGGCATCGCGTCGCTGGGCTGGAACGGCTCGTCCCGCCACTGGCACCGCTTCGAGCGGGCCTACATCCTGCTCGCCGCCCTCTGTACGCCGCTGGTGCTCTCGGTGCACTCGGTCGTTTCGTTCGACTTCGCCGTGGCTCAGCTCCCCGGCTGGCACACCACCGTGTTCCCGCCCTACTTCGTCGCGGGTGCGATCTACGGCGGCTTCGCCATGGTGCTCACCCTCGCGGTGCCCTGCCGCGTGTGGTTCGGCCTTAAGGACATCATCACCGAGCGCCACATCGACAACTGCTGCAAGGTCATGCTCGGCGTCGGGATGATCTGTACCTACGCCTACGTCCTGGAATTCTTTGTCGCGTGGTACTCGGGCCACCACTACGAGCAGTTCATCTTCGCCAACCGCGCCGCGGGCAGCTCCGCCCCGGGCTTCTGGTCGCTGATCATCCTCAACTGTGTGATCCCGCAGATCCTGTGGTACCGGCCGTTCCGCCGCCACTGGCTGCCGATCATGATCGCCGCGATGGCGGTGAACATCGGCATGTGGTTCGAACGCTACGTCATCGTGGTGTCCTCGCTCTCGCGTGACTTCATGCCCGGCAGCTGGGCCGACTTCAAGCCCACCTGGGTCGATATCTGGATGTTCGTCGGCAGCTTCGGCTTGTTCCTGACCAACTTCCTCTTGTTCCTGAAGTTCCTGCCAATCGTCGCCATCGCTGAAGTCAAGACCGTGATGCCCGAGGCCCACCACCACCCGCACCACGACGACGATCACGGCGACCACGCCGAAGAAGAAACCCACTCGAATGGAGAGGCTCACTAA
- a CDS encoding DUF3341 domain-containing protein: MSVIDAPITESLPQEAAVGDDVKVYGIIAEYDNVGDVIEATQAAYDAGYRKMDVHSPFPIHGIDEALGVKPTILPWLVLGMGLTGMTTGILLTTFTMTDFMPVPDAVPTNFEGYRYLISGKPFNSFAAFIPVIFELTIMFSAYTAVFAMFLLNKLPLLYHPLFNSKHFRRATQDRFFLAIESQDRNFDADQTAAFLKEHKALSTELINE, from the coding sequence ATGTCAGTCATTGACGCCCCCATCACCGAATCCCTGCCCCAGGAAGCCGCCGTCGGCGACGACGTGAAGGTCTACGGCATCATCGCCGAGTACGACAACGTCGGCGACGTGATCGAAGCGACCCAGGCCGCCTACGACGCGGGCTACCGCAAGATGGACGTGCACTCGCCGTTCCCGATCCACGGCATCGACGAGGCGCTGGGCGTGAAGCCCACCATCCTGCCCTGGCTCGTGCTGGGCATGGGCCTGACGGGCATGACCACCGGCATCCTGCTGACCACGTTCACGATGACCGACTTCATGCCGGTGCCCGACGCGGTGCCGACGAACTTCGAGGGCTACCGCTACCTGATCTCGGGCAAGCCGTTCAACAGCTTCGCGGCGTTCATCCCGGTGATCTTCGAGCTGACGATCATGTTCAGCGCCTACACAGCGGTGTTCGCGATGTTCCTGCTCAACAAGCTGCCGCTGCTGTACCACCCGCTGTTCAACAGCAAGCACTTCCGCCGGGCGACGCAAGACCGCTTCTTCCTGGCGATCGAGAGCCAGGACCGCAACTTCGACGCCGACCAGACCGCGGCGTTCCTGAAAGAACACAAGGCACTGTCTACCGAACTGATCAACGAATGA
- a CDS encoding c-type cytochrome, with protein MFDPRLFLPKPPMWMIAIAILFVVGSWIPLTAIFKYTQSKHEKPRIHLFQDMDNQPKLKAQAASPIFADGRAMRPEVPGTIRRGELRDDTEFELGYTVKKDGDSYAPVFISGMPDAAEVDQFFLARGQKKFDTFCYPCHGKAGYGDGPVNQRATELVSGDQTLSYGTQWVPSANLNNVQDGKLQFGADVYPNGQLFNVITHGKANMAGYGHAIPVEDRWAIVAYVRALQLSQNAGAAKVAMDLAANSNTQTAEANELGVTSE; from the coding sequence ATGTTTGACCCCCGCCTCTTTTTGCCCAAGCCCCCCATGTGGATGATCGCCATCGCGATCCTCTTCGTGGTCGGTTCGTGGATCCCGCTGACCGCGATCTTCAAGTACACGCAGTCGAAGCACGAGAAGCCCCGCATCCACCTGTTCCAGGACATGGACAACCAGCCCAAGCTCAAGGCCCAGGCCGCCTCGCCGATCTTCGCCGACGGCCGGGCGATGCGTCCCGAGGTGCCCGGCACCATCCGCCGCGGCGAGCTCCGCGACGATACCGAGTTCGAGCTGGGCTACACCGTCAAGAAAGACGGCGACAGCTACGCCCCGGTGTTCATCTCCGGCATGCCCGACGCGGCCGAAGTCGACCAGTTCTTCCTGGCCCGCGGCCAAAAGAAGTTCGACACCTTCTGCTACCCCTGCCACGGCAAAGCCGGCTACGGCGACGGCCCGGTCAACCAACGCGCCACCGAACTGGTCAGCGGCGACCAAACCCTGTCCTACGGCACCCAGTGGGTCCCCTCGGCCAACCTCAACAACGTGCAAGACGGCAAGCTCCAATTCGGCGCTGATGTCTACCCCAACGGCCAGCTGTTCAACGTGATCACTCACGGCAAGGCCAACATGGCCGGCTACGGCCACGCGATCCCGGTCGAAGACCGCTGGGCGATCGTCGCCTACGTCCGGGCGTTGCAACTGTCCCAGAACGCCGGCGCCGCCAAGGTCGCGATGGACCTCGCCGCCAACTCGAACACGCAAACCGCTGAAGCTAACGAGCTCGGCGTCACCTCGGAGTAA
- a CDS encoding SCO family protein, which yields MQVKRLHNPTPRHGRPRWGSARGVACGLALLAGAFASPALGQSRVGPNPLGNTKAPMPPAAAEFAESINDGAVEQKIGNLLPMDLPFIDENGKPVKLGDYFNNDKPVIIDFAYFECPLTCPMVISGIIDATQTVGEDWVPGKNFEILTISINPNDSPVAALGQQNAVVERFGGMESELGAGAREGWHFLTGREVDIQRLTHEAGFGFTPVPETNDFAHAAVLIFVSPEGEVTRYLPNHVYAERDFRMALTEASQGKQGSFFDMVLQLCYSYDHTLGTYTADALALMKLAGGVTLITLASVIGGLFYFEHRRRDRLDDGPPDSTPTPA from the coding sequence ATGCAAGTCAAACGACTGCACAACCCGACACCACGGCACGGCCGACCCCGCTGGGGATCGGCCCGCGGTGTCGCGTGCGGCCTCGCCTTGCTGGCCGGGGCCTTCGCGTCGCCGGCGCTGGGCCAGTCACGGGTCGGGCCCAACCCCCTGGGCAACACCAAAGCCCCGATGCCCCCCGCCGCGGCCGAGTTCGCCGAAAGCATCAACGACGGCGCCGTCGAGCAGAAGATCGGCAACCTGCTGCCGATGGACCTGCCCTTCATCGATGAGAACGGCAAGCCCGTGAAGCTCGGGGACTACTTCAACAACGACAAGCCGGTCATCATCGACTTCGCCTACTTCGAGTGCCCGCTGACCTGCCCGATGGTCATCAGCGGCATCATCGATGCGACCCAGACGGTCGGCGAAGACTGGGTGCCCGGCAAAAACTTCGAGATCCTGACCATCAGCATCAACCCGAACGACAGCCCCGTGGCCGCCCTCGGGCAGCAAAACGCGGTGGTCGAACGCTTCGGCGGGATGGAGAGCGAGCTCGGGGCCGGGGCCCGCGAAGGCTGGCACTTCCTGACGGGCCGCGAAGTCGATATCCAACGGCTGACCCACGAGGCGGGCTTCGGTTTCACGCCCGTGCCCGAGACGAACGACTTCGCCCACGCGGCGGTGCTCATCTTCGTCTCGCCCGAGGGTGAGGTGACCCGCTACCTGCCGAACCACGTCTACGCCGAGCGCGACTTCCGCATGGCGCTCACCGAGGCGTCCCAGGGCAAGCAGGGCTCGTTCTTCGACATGGTCCTGCAGCTCTGCTACAGCTACGACCACACGCTCGGCACGTACACCGCCGACGCGCTGGCCCTGATGAAACTCGCCGGGGGGGTCACGCTGATCACCCTGGCTTCGGTCATCGGCGGCCTGTTCTACTTCGAACACCGCCGACGCGATCGGCTCGACGACGGCCCGCCGGACTCGACGCCCACCCCCGCATAA